One genomic segment of Micromonospora sp. WMMC415 includes these proteins:
- a CDS encoding serine/threonine-protein kinase yields MPIVPGLTDLRVFARGGYATIYKATQISVGREVAVKVENRTLDSERDQARFLREARAAGRMSSHPHVVDLFDVGVTVDQHPYLIMELCDGSYAERMRTSPLGPLEARDLGVKIADAIAHSHAAGVLHRDVKPANILYSHFNPAVLADFGLAVVAEMRDASVALEVLTPAYAPPEMFNHSPPSPAVDVYALCATLYAVMHGRPPRWRSERNPSLVTVLEMFHQPVPGLPGVPEDLVDILRAGMSNDPGARPSAAELKALLADLPLSGAVPGHGSSPVHGGGTSSGPYALGRSARPAPRPPVEDPHPTVPTDGRRRRRWFLGGAGVVALAAAAGAGAWLAAGATAPLPPPTTDVASHLRPACAQVAELPAGARCGDELECFGPMEVRGARARAARVPCAGEHTWESYVEGVLPDTLLGAGYDEVSSDPAVRRVCNATTFRLTSGMTYTDGWNLEVLPPDAADRTYRCLAGRGLDALASPTFVS; encoded by the coding sequence ATGCCCATCGTGCCTGGTCTGACTGATTTGCGGGTGTTCGCCCGGGGCGGCTACGCGACGATCTACAAGGCCACGCAGATCTCGGTGGGGCGCGAGGTGGCGGTCAAGGTGGAGAACCGCACGCTGGACAGCGAGCGGGACCAGGCGCGGTTCCTCCGGGAGGCGCGCGCGGCGGGGCGGATGTCGTCGCATCCGCACGTGGTCGACCTCTTCGACGTCGGGGTCACGGTCGACCAGCACCCCTACCTGATCATGGAACTCTGCGACGGGTCGTACGCCGAGCGCATGCGCACTTCCCCGCTCGGCCCGCTGGAGGCCCGCGACCTCGGGGTGAAGATCGCCGACGCCATCGCCCACTCCCACGCGGCCGGCGTGCTGCACCGCGACGTCAAGCCGGCGAACATCCTCTACTCGCACTTCAACCCGGCGGTGCTGGCCGACTTCGGGCTCGCCGTCGTCGCCGAGATGCGCGACGCCTCGGTCGCCCTGGAGGTGCTCACCCCGGCGTACGCGCCACCGGAGATGTTCAACCACAGCCCGCCCTCGCCGGCCGTCGACGTGTACGCGCTCTGCGCCACCCTCTACGCGGTGATGCACGGCCGGCCGCCCCGCTGGCGCTCCGAGCGCAACCCGAGCCTGGTCACCGTGCTGGAGATGTTCCACCAGCCGGTCCCCGGCCTGCCCGGTGTGCCGGAGGACCTGGTCGACATCCTCCGCGCCGGCATGTCGAACGATCCGGGGGCGCGGCCGTCCGCGGCCGAGCTGAAGGCCCTGCTGGCCGACCTGCCGCTCAGCGGCGCGGTGCCCGGTCACGGCAGTTCCCCGGTCCACGGTGGAGGCACGTCGTCCGGGCCGTACGCCCTCGGCCGGTCCGCCCGGCCCGCGCCCCGCCCGCCGGTGGAGGACCCGCACCCGACCGTGCCGACCGACGGGCGGCGCCGACGCCGCTGGTTTCTCGGCGGCGCCGGTGTGGTCGCGCTCGCCGCCGCGGCCGGTGCCGGTGCCTGGCTGGCCGCCGGGGCGACCGCGCCGCTGCCGCCGCCGACCACCGACGTCGCGTCCCACCTGCGGCCGGCCTGTGCGCAGGTGGCCGAGCTGCCCGCCGGGGCGCGGTGCGGCGACGAGTTGGAGTGCTTCGGGCCGATGGAGGTGCGTGGTGCGCGGGCCCGGGCGGCGCGGGTGCCGTGTGCCGGCGAGCACACGTGGGAGAGCTACGTCGAGGGCGTGCTGCCCGACACGCTGCTCGGTGCCGGCTACGACGAGGTCAGCAGCGACCCCGCCGTACGGCGTGTCTGCAACGCGACGACCTTCCGGTTGACCAGCGGCATGACGTACACCGACGGGTGGAACCTGGAGGTGCTCCCGCCGGACGCCGCCGACCGGACCTACCGCTGCCTGGCCGGGCGCGGCCTGGACGCGCTCGCGTCACCGACCTTCGTCAGCTGA
- a CDS encoding transporter substrate-binding domain-containing protein: protein MAVALTLLLAAAAGCDSQREPELPSVQEKLRESHIWGQPVLRIGVADDEPLMGEVRNGAHIGFDVEIARYIAASLGYEGEQRVEFVNVSTEDRIPALQGGVVDFVVSSFSITDERKKLVSFAGPYFVTTQEVLVPTRHKDAIRTIEDLRNPKYKICTSGGSTTEAELEKHQVPTVVVKDVWDCVEGIRAGKYDAVSSDETILAGFLARHPTEFEIVDMPFGTSELLGVGVPIGDPALRDLVAYFLDKSYQQGRNGQTSPWQTAYNRTLGPWLRAEKRQPQPLDVPKLVDFDDKAPRR, encoded by the coding sequence GTGGCCGTCGCTCTGACGCTGCTGCTCGCTGCGGCGGCTGGCTGCGACAGCCAGCGGGAGCCGGAGCTGCCCTCGGTGCAGGAGAAGCTCCGCGAGTCGCACATCTGGGGCCAGCCCGTCCTGCGGATCGGGGTGGCGGACGACGAGCCGCTGATGGGCGAGGTCCGCAACGGGGCGCACATCGGCTTCGACGTCGAGATCGCCCGCTACATCGCCGCCTCCCTCGGGTACGAAGGGGAGCAGCGGGTCGAGTTCGTGAACGTGTCCACCGAGGACCGCATCCCCGCCCTCCAGGGCGGCGTCGTCGACTTCGTGGTCTCCAGCTTCTCCATCACCGACGAGCGCAAGAAGCTGGTCAGCTTCGCCGGGCCGTACTTCGTCACCACCCAGGAGGTGCTGGTCCCGACCCGGCACAAGGACGCCATCCGCACCATCGAGGACCTGCGGAACCCGAAGTACAAGATCTGCACGAGCGGCGGCTCCACCACCGAGGCGGAGCTGGAGAAACACCAGGTCCCCACGGTCGTGGTCAAGGACGTCTGGGACTGCGTCGAGGGCATCCGCGCCGGCAAGTACGACGCCGTCAGCTCCGACGAGACGATCCTCGCCGGCTTCCTGGCCCGCCACCCGACCGAGTTCGAGATCGTCGACATGCCGTTCGGTACCAGCGAACTGCTCGGCGTCGGCGTACCGATCGGCGACCCGGCGCTGCGCGACCTGGTCGCGTACTTCCTCGACAAGAGCTACCAGCAGGGGCGCAACGGGCAGACCAGCCCGTGGCAGACCGCGTACAACCGGACGCTCGGGCCGTGGCTGCGCGCCGAGAAGCGGCAACCGCAGCCGCTCGACGTACCGAAGCTGGTCGACTTCGACGACAAGGCGCCACGGCGATGA
- a CDS encoding helix-turn-helix transcriptional regulator — MPQRQSPTVRRRRLALTLRQLRERAGITSADAARRVDHDASWLSRIETAEVRPHPNDVRALLTLYGVEGDQAEAVIAVARQAKQRGWWQRYSDVLPDWFAAYVGMESEASVIRTYECQMVPGLLQTEEYARAAFQGAPVPMRDDEVERQVALRMERQAILTSDDPPMLRVVIDEGAARRMVGGPEVLHRQLNHLVEQSGRSNIQIQLLPYSAGVGFDGSFVILDFPPMPDPYPDAAEERMVYVDTLTGALYLDRPSEIAAYAAAHEQLQALALAPKPTRDTLRAIAADLIT, encoded by the coding sequence GTGCCTCAACGTCAGAGCCCTACGGTCCGACGTCGACGACTGGCGCTCACGCTTCGACAGCTACGCGAGCGAGCCGGTATTACCTCAGCCGACGCGGCCCGACGGGTGGACCACGATGCGAGCTGGCTCAGCCGGATCGAGACGGCGGAAGTCCGTCCACATCCGAACGATGTGCGGGCGCTCCTGACGTTGTACGGCGTTGAAGGCGACCAGGCCGAGGCTGTCATCGCCGTCGCTCGGCAGGCGAAGCAGCGTGGATGGTGGCAGCGGTACAGCGACGTCCTGCCCGACTGGTTCGCCGCGTACGTGGGGATGGAGTCCGAGGCGTCCGTCATCCGCACATATGAGTGCCAGATGGTGCCCGGCCTGTTGCAGACCGAGGAGTACGCCCGAGCCGCGTTCCAGGGCGCGCCGGTCCCGATGCGTGACGACGAGGTGGAACGGCAGGTCGCGCTACGGATGGAGCGTCAGGCCATCCTCACAAGCGATGACCCGCCGATGCTGCGTGTGGTCATTGACGAGGGAGCAGCCCGCCGAATGGTCGGGGGTCCGGAGGTGCTGCACCGGCAGCTCAACCACCTGGTCGAGCAGTCGGGCCGGAGCAACATTCAGATCCAATTACTCCCCTACTCCGCCGGCGTCGGCTTCGACGGCAGCTTCGTGATCCTGGACTTCCCGCCCATGCCGGACCCGTACCCGGACGCCGCCGAGGAGCGGATGGTGTACGTCGACACGCTGACGGGTGCGCTGTACCTGGACCGGCCGTCCGAGATCGCCGCGTACGCGGCGGCACATGAGCAGCTTCAAGCCCTCGCACTGGCACCCAAGCCAACGCGAGATACGCTTCGTGCGATCGCTGCCGACTTGATCACCTAG
- a CDS encoding DUF397 domain-containing protein, with protein MDLPRSAWRKSTRSGSSGNCVEVARRPWTVMVRDSKDRQGPLLSFTPGDWSGFMGALKTGQFEA; from the coding sequence ATGGACCTGCCTCGCTCTGCCTGGCGCAAGAGCACCAGGTCCGGCTCAAGCGGCAACTGCGTGGAGGTCGCCAGGCGACCCTGGACCGTCATGGTCCGCGACAGCAAGGATCGGCAAGGGCCGCTGCTGTCCTTCACCCCTGGTGATTGGAGCGGCTTCATGGGGGCCCTCAAGACTGGGCAGTTCGAGGCCTGA